The following are from one region of the Thermoproteus uzoniensis 768-20 genome:
- the radA gene encoding DNA repair and recombination protein RadA gives MEVVERPSEKQAELDVEELEGIGKVTGQKLKERGYYTVRDLAFASVKEIADIIGNEERAAQIIEAARSMLGLSSFISALDVYRKRVNIKRISTGVRSLDELLNGGVETGAVTEVAGEFGAGKTQFCHQLAVMVQLPEDRGGLNAKAIYIDTENTFRPERITQMARARGLDPDQALKNIYYARAYSSDHQMILVEQARRIIKQDNVKLLVVDSIVAHFRAEFPGRENLAERQQKLNKHIADLLKIADAYDVAVVVTNQVMAQPDVFFGNPLRPAGGNVLAHGATYRIWLRKSKENIRIAKIFDSPYHPEREATFKITEEGLTD, from the coding sequence GTGGAGGTAGTGGAGCGGCCCTCGGAGAAACAGGCCGAGCTAGACGTAGAGGAGCTGGAGGGTATCGGCAAGGTGACTGGCCAGAAGCTTAAAGAGAGGGGTTATTACACAGTGAGGGATCTCGCCTTCGCGTCCGTCAAGGAGATCGCCGATATTATAGGCAACGAGGAGAGGGCGGCCCAGATAATAGAGGCCGCCAGGAGCATGCTGGGGCTGTCCAGCTTCATATCGGCTCTAGACGTGTATAGAAAACGCGTCAATATAAAGCGCATATCCACGGGGGTCCGCTCCCTCGACGAGTTGTTGAACGGAGGCGTGGAGACGGGCGCGGTGACCGAGGTAGCGGGCGAGTTCGGCGCTGGGAAGACGCAGTTCTGCCACCAGCTGGCCGTCATGGTGCAACTGCCGGAGGATAGGGGCGGGCTCAACGCCAAGGCCATATACATAGATACGGAGAACACCTTCCGCCCGGAGCGCATAACCCAGATGGCCAGAGCGCGCGGGCTCGACCCCGACCAGGCGCTCAAGAACATATACTACGCCAGGGCCTACTCGTCCGACCACCAGATGATCCTGGTCGAGCAGGCGAGGCGTATCATAAAACAAGATAACGTAAAGCTACTGGTGGTCGATTCTATAGTGGCGCATTTCCGCGCCGAGTTTCCGGGCAGGGAGAACCTCGCAGAGAGGCAACAGAAGCTCAACAAACACATAGCGGATCTCCTTAAGATAGCCGACGCCTACGACGTGGCGGTGGTGGTGACCAACCAAGTGATGGCTCAGCCCGACGTGTTCTTCGGCAACCCGCTGAGGCCCGCCGGAGGCAACGTGCTGGCCCACGGAGCGACCTACCGCATATGGCTTAGGAAGAGCAAGGAGAATATAAGAATAGCAAAAATCTTCGACTCGCCTTACCACCCCGAGCGCGAAGCCACGTTCAAGATAACTGAGGAGGGCCTAACGGACTAA
- a CDS encoding V-type ATP synthase subunit F, with protein MSIVLGDRYTVDLFKLMGFDGRAFTDAKELYEYILKNINIYNVFFISSNFAKQLRKELDELRLRNTNKIFVEIPSVLENMEKEVNYLQLVRQILGG; from the coding sequence ATGTCTATAGTCCTCGGCGATAGGTACACTGTAGATTTATTTAAGTTAATGGGGTTCGACGGACGAGCTTTTACTGATGCGAAAGAGCTATATGAATATATATTGAAAAATATTAATATTTATAATGTATTTTTTATTTCATCTAACTTTGCTAAACAACTTAGAAAAGAGCTGGATGAACTTAGACTTAGAAATACAAATAAGATATTCGTGGAGATACCCAGCGTGTTGGAGAATATGGAGAAGGAGGTCAACTATCTTCAGCTAGTCCGCCAAATACTAGGCGGATAG
- a CDS encoding B12-binding domain-containing radical SAM protein, whose product MGFDVILTTDRGMMSNYHGKEFLGFGTTGPVFVELPFGLSEKFHTFLFAPKIKTDKMGRPIQAPYGMRKIEAKLLDAGINAAIIDPDYVPRYLKSAKILMLSHHDYFGVNPPSSTWGVILGKETLNAYLFRKFMERIEKDIWEAKRASGLKVMVGGPAAWQWLYYPDLVERWGIDTIFDGEGEKLIVEVVKNTLEGKTPPRYIYVGASEAPSVDEISTIKGASINGLVEIGRGCPRGCAFCSVTLRPLRWYPLSKIEEELKVNARAGVVDGILHSDEVPLYGSNGVELNPTALIELHKLAKKYYRKVGWSHTTFVAVLLAEKKYGKLMTKIADIIKDEHQDWWGAEIGLETGSIRVAKQIMPGKAAPYKIEQWHDIVEESMAIMHELKLIPAVTLIVGLPGEQPDDVIQTIELIERLKPYRSLIVPLFYVPMSHVKAEKTGWLDKMNLYPEHIDLLKVVAKHSIFWARDIVNKFYFKGIHYAPIRLLTNYFINYVEKRLDKAEADIERYKEMLRAKWSEKRLEVLRYA is encoded by the coding sequence ATGGGCTTTGACGTGATATTGACCACGGACAGAGGCATGATGAGCAACTACCACGGGAAGGAGTTTTTGGGGTTCGGCACCACTGGGCCCGTATTCGTAGAGCTCCCCTTCGGCCTCTCCGAGAAGTTCCACACTTTTCTCTTCGCCCCCAAGATTAAGACGGACAAGATGGGGAGGCCCATACAGGCGCCCTACGGCATGAGGAAAATAGAGGCGAAGTTGCTCGACGCAGGGATAAACGCCGCCATAATAGATCCCGACTACGTCCCGCGATATCTTAAGAGCGCCAAGATCTTGATGTTGAGCCACCACGACTACTTCGGAGTAAATCCGCCGTCAAGCACATGGGGGGTGATATTGGGCAAGGAGACCCTCAACGCGTATCTCTTCAGGAAGTTCATGGAGCGGATAGAGAAAGATATATGGGAGGCCAAGAGGGCGAGCGGCCTAAAGGTTATGGTCGGAGGGCCGGCAGCCTGGCAGTGGCTCTACTACCCCGACCTAGTAGAGCGTTGGGGTATAGACACGATATTCGACGGGGAGGGGGAGAAGCTAATAGTCGAGGTCGTCAAGAACACGCTGGAGGGGAAGACCCCGCCTAGATATATCTACGTGGGGGCCTCCGAGGCTCCGAGCGTGGACGAGATCTCCACGATCAAGGGAGCCTCTATAAACGGCCTGGTCGAGATAGGCAGGGGTTGCCCCAGAGGTTGCGCCTTCTGCTCAGTCACTCTGAGGCCTCTGAGGTGGTACCCCCTCAGCAAGATCGAGGAGGAGTTGAAGGTGAACGCGAGAGCCGGCGTCGTCGACGGCATACTGCACTCGGACGAGGTGCCGCTTTACGGCTCTAACGGGGTGGAGCTGAACCCCACGGCGCTTATAGAGCTGCACAAGTTGGCCAAGAAGTACTACAGAAAAGTGGGGTGGAGCCACACGACCTTCGTAGCCGTCTTGTTGGCCGAGAAGAAGTACGGAAAGCTCATGACGAAGATCGCCGACATAATAAAAGACGAGCATCAGGACTGGTGGGGCGCCGAAATAGGGCTAGAGACCGGCTCTATTAGGGTGGCCAAACAGATAATGCCCGGCAAGGCAGCGCCCTATAAGATAGAGCAGTGGCACGACATAGTTGAAGAGTCCATGGCCATAATGCACGAGCTCAAGCTAATACCTGCAGTGACCCTCATAGTCGGCCTCCCCGGCGAGCAGCCGGACGACGTGATCCAGACAATAGAGCTGATAGAAAGGCTTAAGCCCTACAGATCTCTGATAGTCCCGTTGTTCTACGTGCCCATGAGCCACGTCAAGGCCGAGAAGACGGGGTGGCTGGACAAGATGAACCTCTACCCAGAACACATAGACCTCTTGAAGGTGGTCGCCAAACACTCTATCTTCTGGGCTCGCGATATAGTCAACAAGTTCTACTTTAAGGGCATCCACTACGCGCCTATTAGATTATTAACCAATTACTTCATAAATTATGTCGAGAAGAGGCTTGATAAGGCCGAGGCCGACATCGAGCGCTATAAGGAGATGTTGAGGGCTAAGTGGAGCGAGAAACGCCTAGAGGTTCTGAGATATGCCTAA
- a CDS encoding class I SAM-dependent methyltransferase — protein MALRNLLRGVIPEDLLTLVPSSFDIIGSRQGAVAIIEIPDELEPYKVEIAEAIRKLNKNIGAVIRRRGARSGPYRLYNYEILIEGPTEVIHKEHGYFIKVDPTKVYFSPRDQSDRAELADMVQDGERVLYLFAGVGPYAVAIAKRRKVRWIYAVELNPWGLKYMVDNVRINKLTSVVPIRADVADFCSAFAAKADRVLMTLPLGAKDYLDAALRCVEDGGYLHFYHTGPEEDPFREAEELVKSLCTGCSIVGRKIVRDYAPHIYKIRIDVKVRRT, from the coding sequence GTGGCGCTCAGAAATCTCCTCAGGGGCGTGATACCGGAGGATTTATTGACTTTGGTGCCTTCGTCCTTCGACATAATAGGATCTAGACAGGGGGCCGTGGCGATAATAGAGATACCGGACGAGCTTGAGCCGTACAAGGTCGAGATAGCCGAGGCCATTAGGAAGCTGAACAAGAACATAGGCGCCGTGATAAGGCGGAGGGGGGCGAGATCGGGGCCCTACAGGCTATACAATTACGAGATATTGATAGAAGGCCCTACCGAGGTCATACACAAGGAACATGGATATTTTATAAAGGTAGATCCTACTAAGGTATATTTCTCCCCCAGAGATCAAAGCGACAGGGCCGAGCTGGCCGATATGGTCCAGGACGGCGAGCGGGTGCTCTACCTCTTCGCCGGCGTCGGGCCGTACGCGGTGGCCATAGCCAAGAGGCGGAAAGTGCGCTGGATATACGCAGTGGAGCTGAACCCGTGGGGCCTCAAGTACATGGTCGATAATGTCAGGATAAACAAGCTGACCTCGGTGGTGCCTATCAGGGCCGATGTGGCCGACTTCTGCTCAGCCTTCGCCGCGAAGGCGGATAGGGTGTTGATGACGTTGCCGCTGGGCGCAAAGGACTACCTAGACGCGGCTCTCCGTTGCGTCGAGGACGGAGGATATTTACATTTCTACCATACCGGCCCCGAGGAGGACCCGTTCCGCGAGGCCGAGGAGCTGGTCAAGTCGTTGTGCACCGGATGTTCTATTGTGGGTAGGAAGATCGTGAGGGACTACGCCCCCCATATATACAAAATAAGGATCGACGTGAAGGTCAGAAGAACCTAG
- a CDS encoding V-type ATP synthase subunit A, producing the protein MSGRIEYISGPVVKADLPGARLYELVFVGELKLFGEVVRIQGDKAFIQVYEDTTGIKPGEPVVRSGEPLSAWLGPGILGRIYDGVQRPLKVIFEMTNTPFVARGIGYDRAPPLDLKAEYDFKPLVKAGEEVQPGDVLGAVQETSLIEHRIMYPPLPGNGPGVVEWIAEGKYKVDDVIARIRTKSGVVEVKMWHKWPVRRPRPFREKLPPVEPLITGVRTIDTMFPIAKGGAAAIPGPFGSGKTVTIRTLFLYAQSRVIVPVLCGERGNEAADALQGLLKLKDPYTGKSLLERTTIIVNTSNMPVAAREASIYTGAAIGEYFRDMGYDVLVSADSTSRWAEAMREVALRIGEMPSEEGYPAYLPTRLAEFYERAGRVVLIGSKERVGSLTIAASVSPPGGDFTEPVTSNTLRFIGAFWPLSPRLAYSRHYPAIDWLMGFSRYVETVQEWWAKNVDPDWRRIRDVFQSILSREAELQEVVRILGTEALSEQEKHILNTAFLIREGFLKQDAFNPIDTPSMPKKQALLMRAIYTYYEAGMKAIEAGVPASALRELELVKRLPRLRMEIKNDDVEKELGKFIESLKAEIDALIAKAKS; encoded by the coding sequence ATGAGCGGGCGCATAGAGTACATATCGGGACCCGTAGTTAAGGCCGATCTGCCTGGCGCCAGGCTCTACGAGCTCGTGTTCGTCGGCGAGCTTAAGCTGTTCGGCGAGGTTGTCAGGATACAGGGAGACAAGGCGTTTATACAAGTGTATGAGGACACTACGGGGATAAAGCCCGGAGAGCCGGTGGTCAGAAGCGGCGAGCCCTTAAGCGCCTGGCTTGGGCCGGGCATTCTGGGAAGGATATACGACGGCGTCCAGAGGCCTCTAAAGGTCATATTCGAGATGACAAATACGCCGTTTGTGGCCAGGGGTATAGGCTACGACCGAGCCCCGCCTCTAGATCTCAAGGCCGAATACGACTTCAAGCCGCTCGTCAAGGCGGGGGAGGAGGTACAACCGGGCGACGTATTGGGGGCCGTCCAGGAGACCTCATTAATAGAACACAGAATTATGTACCCGCCTCTGCCTGGCAACGGGCCGGGCGTGGTCGAGTGGATAGCCGAGGGTAAATACAAGGTCGACGACGTCATAGCCAGGATCCGGACGAAGTCGGGCGTCGTGGAGGTCAAGATGTGGCATAAATGGCCGGTGCGCAGGCCCAGGCCCTTCCGCGAGAAGCTTCCGCCAGTGGAGCCCTTGATCACCGGCGTGCGCACCATAGACACCATGTTCCCCATAGCTAAGGGCGGCGCCGCGGCCATACCGGGGCCCTTCGGCTCGGGGAAGACCGTGACCATACGCACGCTTTTCCTATACGCCCAAAGTAGGGTCATAGTGCCTGTGCTCTGCGGCGAGAGGGGGAACGAGGCGGCCGACGCGCTTCAGGGCTTGCTGAAGCTGAAGGACCCCTACACGGGCAAGTCGTTGCTTGAGAGGACCACGATAATAGTGAACACCTCCAACATGCCCGTGGCGGCGAGGGAGGCGTCCATATACACCGGCGCCGCTATAGGCGAGTACTTCCGCGATATGGGCTACGACGTGTTGGTCTCGGCCGACTCTACGAGCAGATGGGCGGAGGCCATGAGGGAGGTGGCCCTACGTATAGGCGAAATGCCGAGCGAGGAGGGCTACCCCGCCTATCTGCCGACGCGTCTGGCCGAGTTCTACGAGCGCGCAGGCCGCGTGGTCCTCATAGGTAGCAAGGAGCGCGTCGGCTCGCTGACCATAGCAGCGTCCGTGAGCCCGCCCGGAGGCGACTTCACCGAGCCCGTCACCTCCAATACTCTGCGCTTCATAGGGGCTTTCTGGCCGCTGTCCCCCCGCCTCGCCTATTCGCGCCACTATCCGGCGATAGACTGGCTGATGGGGTTCTCCCGCTACGTGGAGACCGTACAGGAGTGGTGGGCTAAGAACGTCGACCCCGACTGGCGCCGTATCAGAGACGTCTTCCAGTCCATACTGAGCAGAGAGGCCGAGCTACAGGAGGTCGTCAGGATCCTCGGCACAGAGGCCCTTAGCGAGCAGGAGAAGCATATACTGAACACAGCCTTCTTGATAAGAGAGGGCTTCTTGAAACAAGACGCTTTCAACCCCATCGACACCCCGTCTATGCCCAAAAAACAGGCCCTATTAATGAGGGCCATCTACACATACTACGAGGCCGGAATGAAGGCCATAGAGGCCGGAGTGCCTGCATCGGCCCTCAGAGAACTCGAGCTGGTCAAACGCCTCCCCAGGCTGAGGATGGAGATCAAGAACGACGATGTAGAGAAGGAGCTCGGCAAATTCATAGAGAGCCTCAAGGCAGAGATCGACGCCCTTATCGCAAAGGCCAAGAGCTGA
- a CDS encoding CDP-2,3-bis-(O-geranylgeranyl)-sn-glycerol synthase, with amino-acid sequence MSILQLLAYSLVLIWPPYVANGLAVLASALPRRHPIDFGRSWRGSRIFGDGKTFEGFAIGLALGTTIGWLPNLLYSVLSVGDAAVLSASALVGDLVGAFIKRRLCLPRGHPAFPLDQLDFLLMSLLVYSLYAQIPTTAIFISVIITPAIHRATNIVAYRLRLKKEPW; translated from the coding sequence ATGAGTATACTGCAGCTACTGGCATATTCACTAGTGCTTATATGGCCTCCCTACGTGGCCAACGGGCTGGCCGTGCTGGCCTCGGCTCTGCCGAGAAGACATCCGATAGACTTCGGCAGGAGTTGGCGCGGCTCTAGAATATTTGGCGACGGGAAGACCTTCGAGGGCTTTGCGATAGGGCTCGCGCTAGGCACTACCATAGGGTGGTTGCCCAATCTGCTGTACAGCGTCCTTAGCGTGGGAGATGCGGCGGTGCTCTCGGCGTCGGCCCTTGTAGGGGATCTGGTCGGCGCCTTTATAAAAAGGAGGCTGTGCCTTCCGCGCGGACACCCTGCATTTCCCCTAGACCAGCTGGACTTCCTGCTCATGTCTCTATTAGTCTACTCTCTATACGCGCAGATACCGACAACAGCTATATTTATTTCCGTGATAATTACGCCGGCCATCCACAGAGCGACCAATATAGTGGCTTATAGGCTGAGGCTGAAGAAAGAACCTTGGTAA
- a CDS encoding V-type ATP synthase subunit E yields the protein MSLFEDLINQHIRELEELKQRLLSDLETKIRQRSYELLSKYSEEISNAQSQVTLERERILYEALIENRKIISNTYEDILREIKKDITDYIDKNRTNEKYIKFLENALLKAREVIGEDLIVYSSPKDRNTLTILMRKHGLKGEVVDRDMSGGLVASSRDGAIVLDMTLDTLLETNVEEIKKAVASVL from the coding sequence ATGAGTCTTTTCGAGGATCTCATAAACCAACACATAAGAGAATTGGAAGAACTAAAACAGAGGCTTCTCAGCGACCTTGAAACTAAGATTAGACAAAGATCCTATGAATTATTATCTAAATACTCTGAAGAAATAAGCAATGCTCAAAGCCAAGTTACGCTGGAGCGGGAAAGAATCCTCTATGAAGCCCTTATTGAGAATAGAAAAATAATATCAAATACATATGAAGATATATTAAGAGAAATTAAAAAAGATATAACTGACTATATTGATAAGAATAGAACAAATGAAAAATATATAAAATTTTTAGAGAACGCCCTTCTTAAGGCCAGAGAAGTAATTGGGGAGGACTTGATAGTGTACTCCTCCCCCAAGGATAGGAATACCTTGACCATATTGATGAGGAAGCACGGCTTAAAGGGCGAGGTAGTCGATAGAGATATGTCGGGAGGGCTCGTCGCGTCCTCGCGCGATGGGGCAATAGTGCTCGATATGACACTGGATACCCTATTGGAGACCAACGTAGAGGAGATAAAGAAGGCCGTCGCGTCGGTGCTATGA
- a CDS encoding DNA-directed RNA polymerase subunit H, translated as MSKKILEHVLGPVEVSILTKEEARALLRRLHVRPWQIPWIRSSDPLVKAVGAKPGDVLRIVRRSETAGESVIYRLVVPG; from the coding sequence GTGAGCAAGAAGATATTAGAGCACGTGCTGGGCCCCGTAGAGGTTTCTATCCTCACCAAGGAGGAGGCCAGAGCGCTTCTGAGGAGGCTCCACGTAAGGCCTTGGCAGATACCTTGGATTAGGTCGAGCGATCCCTTGGTTAAAGCCGTCGGGGCGAAGCCCGGCGACGTGTTGAGGATAGTGAGGCGTTCGGAGACCGCGGGAGAATCAGTTATATACCGCCTCGTGGTGCCGGGCTAA
- a CDS encoding DNA-directed RNA polymerase subunit B produces MVDLLPLPIRYRAGDGGFPTSDDRWALVKAFIRDRGIVDHQIRAFNDFIDRKLPKIIEEMGVVETEIKGLKVAIERVEIGWPRIKEPDGSETVIYPMEARLRNATYSAPMYLTVTLYVDDEPYATETIYAGELPIMVKSKKCNLTRLKPEEYPKRFEDPEDPGGYFIINGSERVVISQEDLVTDRPIYDVGDKPTIRYLAKVISTGPGYRATMTVEYHKDGVIYVTLSAIPVRIPFTVYMRAMGLESDQDIVLAVSDDPDIQKELLPSLLAGQEIAATRDDALDFVGGKIAVGQPRPIRIERALQILDKYFLPNLNPQKPDEKAMEEARIKKALLLGQVVKGLIEMQLGRRKPDDKDHVANKRVRLVNDLLAQLFRTVMKQFLQELKNQLEKYYARGKIPHLQTIVRPDIITERVKQALATGNWVGGKTGVSQILDRTNYLSTLSYLRRVVSSLSRTQPHFEARDLHPTQWGRLCAVETPEGQNVGLVKNLALLAEITIGVDEAVVEKTLNELGVVPVLEARRGGLEGAEVYLNGRLIGIHQNPEELVKTLRKMRRQGKISDEVNVAHLGDAVYVNCDGGRIRRPLLVIEDGKLKLTKEHVQKLASGELTWNDLVKMGVVEYLDADEEENAYIAVGPEPDMSKYTHMEIVPSSILGAIASIIPYLEHNQSPRNQYEAAMAKQSLGLPQANFMYKLDSRGHMLYYPERPIVTTRGLELIGYSRKPAGQNAVVALLTYTGYNIEDAVIMNKSSVDRGLFRSNFYRTYETEEQKYPGGEEDRIEVPDSSARGYRGPEAYSHLDEDGIAPPEVYVTGGEVIIGKTAPPRFYMTLETEKILKERRDASIPVRRGERGIVDRVVITESPEGNKLVKVRLRELRVPELGDKFASRHGQKGVIGMLLRQEDMPFTEDGIVPDIIVNPHAMPSRMTVGQLLESIAGKAGALTGQLIDATPFEGVTEGELRELLMKLGFRWDGKEVMYSGITGEKLVADIFIGIVYYQKLHHMVADKIHARSRGPVQILTRQPTEGRSREGGLRLGEMERDVLIAHGASALLYERMVESSDKYTMYVCELCGLPAYLDAKTNRPKCPIHGESGQFAKVVVPYAFKLLLQELIALGIYPKLELAEILE; encoded by the coding sequence ATGGTAGATCTGCTCCCGTTGCCGATAAGGTATAGGGCCGGGGACGGCGGGTTCCCCACCTCAGACGACAGGTGGGCCCTGGTCAAGGCCTTTATAAGAGACCGAGGAATAGTCGACCACCAGATAAGGGCCTTCAACGACTTCATCGACAGGAAGTTGCCCAAGATAATAGAGGAGATGGGCGTGGTCGAGACCGAGATAAAGGGTCTGAAAGTCGCCATAGAGCGCGTCGAGATAGGGTGGCCGAGGATAAAGGAGCCGGACGGCTCGGAGACGGTCATATACCCCATGGAGGCCCGGCTGAGGAACGCCACGTACAGCGCCCCGATGTATCTGACCGTGACTCTCTACGTCGACGACGAGCCGTACGCTACCGAGACCATATATGCCGGCGAGTTGCCCATAATGGTCAAGTCCAAGAAGTGCAACTTGACGAGGCTGAAGCCGGAGGAGTACCCTAAGCGTTTCGAGGATCCCGAAGATCCCGGCGGCTACTTCATAATAAACGGGAGCGAGCGGGTCGTCATAAGCCAGGAGGACCTAGTCACCGATCGGCCCATATACGACGTCGGCGATAAGCCGACGATCAGATATTTAGCTAAGGTCATATCGACCGGGCCCGGCTACCGCGCCACGATGACGGTCGAGTACCACAAAGACGGCGTCATCTACGTGACTCTATCCGCCATACCGGTCAGGATCCCGTTCACGGTATACATGCGCGCCATGGGCCTAGAGAGCGACCAAGACATCGTGCTCGCCGTCTCGGACGACCCGGACATACAGAAGGAGCTCTTGCCCTCGTTGCTGGCCGGCCAGGAGATCGCCGCCACTAGGGACGACGCCCTCGATTTCGTAGGCGGAAAGATCGCCGTGGGCCAGCCGAGGCCTATAAGGATAGAGAGAGCCCTCCAGATATTGGACAAATACTTCTTGCCCAACCTCAACCCGCAGAAGCCCGACGAGAAGGCAATGGAGGAGGCCAGGATAAAGAAGGCGTTGCTGTTGGGCCAAGTGGTCAAGGGGCTTATAGAGATGCAGTTAGGCAGGAGGAAGCCCGACGACAAGGACCACGTGGCCAACAAACGCGTGAGGCTCGTGAACGACCTCCTGGCCCAGCTGTTCAGGACTGTCATGAAGCAGTTCCTCCAGGAGCTCAAGAACCAGCTTGAGAAGTACTACGCGAGGGGCAAGATACCGCACCTGCAGACAATAGTCAGACCCGACATAATAACCGAGCGCGTCAAGCAGGCGCTGGCGACCGGCAACTGGGTCGGCGGCAAGACCGGCGTCTCGCAGATATTGGACAGAACGAACTACCTCTCGACCCTCAGCTATCTGAGGAGGGTCGTCTCCTCGCTCAGCAGGACCCAACCCCACTTCGAGGCCCGCGATCTCCACCCGACGCAGTGGGGCCGGCTGTGCGCCGTCGAGACGCCCGAGGGGCAGAACGTAGGGCTTGTCAAGAACTTGGCTCTGCTGGCCGAGATAACCATCGGCGTCGACGAGGCCGTCGTTGAGAAGACGCTGAACGAGCTGGGCGTAGTGCCGGTGCTCGAGGCGAGGAGGGGAGGGCTTGAGGGCGCGGAGGTCTACCTAAACGGGCGGCTCATAGGCATTCACCAGAACCCTGAGGAGCTCGTCAAGACTCTACGCAAGATGAGGCGGCAGGGCAAGATATCTGATGAGGTCAACGTGGCGCATCTGGGCGACGCGGTCTACGTGAACTGCGACGGAGGCCGTATCAGGAGGCCTCTGCTGGTAATCGAGGACGGCAAGTTGAAGCTCACGAAGGAGCACGTCCAGAAGCTCGCATCGGGCGAACTGACTTGGAACGACTTAGTCAAGATGGGCGTCGTGGAGTACCTAGACGCCGACGAGGAGGAAAACGCCTACATAGCGGTGGGGCCTGAGCCCGATATGAGCAAGTACACACACATGGAGATAGTGCCTTCCTCTATCCTGGGCGCAATAGCGTCTATAATACCCTATCTAGAGCACAACCAATCGCCCAGGAACCAGTACGAGGCCGCTATGGCCAAGCAGTCGCTGGGGTTGCCGCAGGCCAACTTCATGTACAAGCTGGACTCGCGCGGCCATATGCTCTACTACCCTGAAAGGCCTATAGTGACGACCAGAGGGCTCGAACTAATTGGCTACTCGAGAAAGCCTGCGGGCCAGAACGCCGTAGTGGCGCTGTTGACATATACAGGCTATAACATAGAGGACGCCGTTATCATGAACAAGTCCTCGGTCGATCGCGGCCTCTTCCGTTCGAACTTCTATCGCACCTACGAGACCGAGGAGCAGAAATATCCGGGGGGCGAGGAGGACAGGATAGAGGTCCCCGACTCCTCGGCCAGAGGATATAGGGGGCCGGAGGCCTACAGCCACCTGGACGAGGACGGGATAGCCCCTCCTGAGGTCTACGTGACGGGCGGAGAGGTCATAATAGGCAAAACCGCTCCGCCGCGCTTCTATATGACCCTCGAGACTGAGAAAATCTTGAAGGAGAGACGCGACGCCTCAATCCCCGTGAGGAGGGGCGAAAGAGGCATAGTCGATAGGGTCGTCATAACAGAATCGCCTGAGGGTAACAAACTCGTCAAGGTGAGATTAAGGGAACTACGTGTGCCCGAGCTAGGCGACAAGTTCGCCTCGCGCCACGGCCAGAAGGGCGTCATAGGCATGTTGTTGAGGCAAGAGGACATGCCCTTCACGGAGGACGGGATAGTCCCCGATATAATCGTTAACCCCCACGCCATGCCCTCGCGCATGACGGTCGGCCAGCTGTTGGAGTCCATAGCGGGCAAGGCCGGCGCGTTGACAGGTCAGCTTATCGACGCCACCCCCTTCGAGGGAGTCACTGAGGGGGAGCTGAGGGAGCTCCTCATGAAGCTGGGGTTCAGGTGGGACGGCAAGGAGGTCATGTACAGCGGCATAACCGGCGAGAAGCTCGTCGCCGACATATTCATAGGGATAGTGTATTACCAGAAGCTACACCACATGGTCGCGGATAAGATACACGCCCGCTCCAGAGGGCCTGTCCAGATATTGACTAGGCAACCCACAGAGGGCAGATCCCGCGAGGGCGGGCTGAGGCTCGGCGAGATGGAGCGCGACGTGCTCATAGCCCATGGGGCTTCCGCCCTCCTCTACGAGAGGATGGTCGAGTCGAGCGACAAATACACCATGTACGTCTGCGAGCTGTGCGGGCTTCCGGCCTACCTAGACGCGAAGACGAACAGACCGAAATGCCCCATACATGGCGAGTCGGGCCAGTTCGCCAAAGTCGTCGTGCCTTATGCATTTAAGCTACTGCTACAAGAGCTGATCGCGCTAGGGATTTACCCGAAGTTGGAGCTGGCGGAAATCTTAGAGTAA
- a CDS encoding C2H2-type zinc finger protein, with amino-acid sequence MPGEVCLICQGKGDGYLAASTEYKCTICGARITWDDAVSHYMKHVKFSGNDAICGICNAKVKKTDIRNHIRSHFAIGEGSRYFCGVCGREFVDRESLSVHIMRTHE; translated from the coding sequence ATGCCCGGCGAGGTCTGCTTAATATGTCAAGGTAAGGGGGATGGGTATCTCGCGGCGTCCACCGAATATAAATGCACCATATGCGGCGCCCGGATAACTTGGGACGACGCGGTGTCGCACTACATGAAGCACGTGAAGTTCTCGGGAAACGACGCCATCTGCGGGATATGTAATGCTAAAGTAAAGAAAACCGATATAAGAAACCACATACGTAGCCACTTCGCGATAGGCGAGGGCAGTAGGTATTTCTGCGGCGTCTGCGGCAGGGAGTTCGTCGACCGCGAGAGCTTGTCCGTGCATATAATGAGGACACACGAATGA